A region from the Microbacterium sp. NC79 genome encodes:
- a CDS encoding CinA family protein, translating to MSDSEALAAEAQSRGLRIGVVESLTSGKLAQTVGAGENAGDWFAGGIVAYLRDVKERLLGVDEGIDLCSARCAEQLAAGAAHVLGADVCISTTGVGGPDPEDGHEPGTVFIGWCAHGDVGSAEFHFEGDPTQVLQQTVDEAVRVLVKRTAALPR from the coding sequence ATGAGTGACAGCGAAGCGCTTGCCGCCGAGGCGCAGTCCCGGGGCTTGCGGATCGGGGTGGTTGAGTCGTTAACCTCCGGCAAGCTTGCGCAAACAGTGGGCGCCGGAGAGAACGCTGGAGACTGGTTCGCAGGCGGTATCGTCGCGTACTTGCGAGATGTCAAAGAGCGCTTGCTCGGCGTCGATGAGGGCATTGATCTGTGCTCGGCCCGCTGCGCTGAACAGCTCGCGGCCGGGGCAGCCCACGTTTTGGGGGCCGATGTGTGTATTTCGACGACGGGAGTGGGCGGCCCAGACCCCGAAGATGGGCACGAGCCTGGAACCGTTTTTATCGGGTGGTGCGCGCACGGCGACGTCGGTAGCGCTGAGTTTCACTTCGAGGGTGACCCCACCCAGGTGCTGCAACAAACGGTTGATGAGGCTGTACGAGTGCTGGTTAAACGAACGGCGGCGCTCCCTCGTTAG
- the purL gene encoding phosphoribosylformylglycinamidine synthase subunit PurL has protein sequence MTAAAENPVRPVADTVENAIATPEKEQPYAALGLKSDEYDQIKEILGRRPTSGELAMYSVMWSEHCSYKSSKMYLRKFGEKVTPEMKERLMVGMGQNAGVVDIGEGWAVTFKVESHNHPSYIEPFQGAATGVGGIVRDIISMGARPVAVMDQLRFGAIDHPDTARVVHGVVSGISFYGNCLGLPNIGGETVFDAVYQQNPLVNALAVGVMRHEDIKLANATGAGNKVVLFGARTGGDGIGGASILASDSFDEGGPTKRPAVQVGDPFAEKVLIECCLELYKGELVEAIQDLGAAGISCATSELAANGGSGMRVDLENVLLRDSTLTPEEILMSESQERMMAIVAPEKLDAFLAVVNKWDVETSVLGEVTGDGRLQIFWHGEEIVNVDPSTVAVDGPVYERPVAYPTWIDAVQTDSAAALERSSDPAVLKEQFLKLTASPNLADVSWITNQYDYYVGGNTALAFPDDAGMVRVDEESGLGFAIATDANGRYCYLDPYEGAKLALAEAYRNVAVTGAIPTAVTDCLNFGSPENPEVMWQFSRAVDGLADGCVELGIPVTGGNVSFYNQTGDVPIHPTPVVGVLGIIDDVARRVPSGWQDAGENLYLLGVTATELSGSQWAGVIHDHLGGRPPAVDLTAEKTLAGLLRAGAEQGLISAAHDLSEGGLAQALVDTTTRFGVGARVWLTEIMERDGVDAAAALFSESTGRVIVSVPREEDVKFRGLCDGRGYPVLRIGVTDIASEDALLEVQDVFTISVDELREVSRATLPAAFGDVIPSGI, from the coding sequence GTGACTGCCGCAGCTGAGAACCCCGTTCGCCCCGTCGCCGACACTGTCGAAAACGCCATCGCAACTCCTGAGAAGGAGCAGCCGTACGCGGCGCTCGGCCTCAAGAGCGATGAGTACGACCAGATCAAGGAAATCCTTGGTCGCCGCCCCACGTCGGGCGAGTTGGCCATGTATTCCGTGATGTGGTCGGAGCACTGCTCCTACAAGTCGTCGAAGATGTACCTGCGCAAGTTCGGTGAGAAGGTCACGCCGGAGATGAAGGAACGTCTCATGGTCGGCATGGGCCAGAACGCCGGTGTCGTCGACATCGGTGAGGGCTGGGCGGTGACCTTCAAGGTTGAGTCACACAACCACCCCTCCTACATTGAGCCGTTCCAGGGTGCAGCGACCGGTGTCGGCGGTATCGTCCGCGACATCATCTCGATGGGCGCTCGCCCCGTCGCTGTCATGGACCAGCTGCGCTTCGGCGCCATTGACCACCCCGACACCGCTCGCGTTGTGCACGGTGTTGTTTCGGGTATTTCGTTCTACGGAAACTGCCTGGGCCTGCCGAACATCGGCGGCGAGACCGTCTTCGACGCGGTTTACCAGCAAAACCCCCTCGTCAACGCCCTCGCCGTTGGTGTCATGCGCCACGAAGACATCAAGCTGGCGAACGCCACGGGCGCTGGCAACAAGGTTGTGCTGTTCGGTGCTCGCACCGGTGGCGACGGCATCGGTGGCGCATCGATCCTCGCTTCGGACTCGTTCGATGAGGGCGGCCCCACCAAGCGCCCCGCCGTTCAGGTCGGCGACCCGTTCGCCGAGAAGGTGCTCATCGAGTGCTGCCTCGAGCTGTACAAGGGTGAGCTGGTTGAGGCTATTCAGGACCTCGGTGCCGCCGGTATCTCCTGCGCAACCAGCGAACTTGCCGCTAACGGTGGTTCCGGCATGCGCGTTGACCTCGAAAACGTGCTGCTTCGCGACTCGACCCTGACGCCGGAAGAAATTCTGATGTCGGAGTCGCAGGAGCGCATGATGGCCATCGTCGCCCCCGAGAAGCTCGACGCTTTCCTCGCTGTCGTGAACAAGTGGGACGTTGAGACCAGCGTTCTCGGTGAGGTCACCGGAGACGGTCGCCTGCAGATCTTCTGGCACGGCGAAGAAATCGTGAACGTTGACCCGTCGACGGTTGCCGTTGACGGCCCGGTGTACGAGCGCCCCGTCGCGTACCCGACCTGGATCGACGCCGTGCAGACCGATTCGGCTGCCGCGCTTGAGCGCTCAAGCGACCCGGCCGTGCTGAAGGAGCAGTTCCTCAAGCTCACCGCTTCGCCTAACCTGGCCGATGTCAGCTGGATCACCAACCAGTACGACTACTACGTCGGCGGCAACACGGCCCTCGCCTTCCCCGATGACGCCGGCATGGTTCGCGTCGACGAGGAGTCGGGTCTCGGTTTCGCAATCGCCACCGACGCCAACGGCCGCTACTGCTACCTCGACCCGTATGAGGGCGCGAAGCTTGCTCTCGCCGAGGCATACCGCAACGTTGCTGTCACCGGCGCGATTCCGACCGCAGTCACCGACTGCCTCAACTTCGGTTCGCCTGAGAACCCCGAAGTGATGTGGCAGTTCTCCCGTGCCGTTGATGGTCTGGCTGACGGCTGTGTCGAGCTCGGCATCCCGGTCACCGGCGGAAACGTGTCGTTCTACAACCAGACCGGCGATGTTCCAATCCACCCGACCCCCGTCGTCGGTGTGCTCGGCATCATCGACGACGTTGCCCGCCGCGTTCCGTCTGGCTGGCAGGACGCTGGCGAAAACCTGTACCTGCTGGGTGTCACCGCGACCGAACTCTCGGGTTCGCAGTGGGCTGGCGTCATCCACGACCACCTCGGCGGACGCCCGCCGGCCGTCGACCTCACCGCAGAAAAGACCCTCGCCGGTTTGCTGCGCGCCGGCGCTGAGCAGGGTCTCATCTCGGCCGCACACGACCTCAGCGAAGGTGGCCTCGCCCAGGCACTCGTTGACACCACGACGCGCTTCGGCGTCGGCGCCCGCGTATGGCTGACCGAGATCATGGAGCGCGACGGTGTTGACGCCGCCGCTGCCCTGTTCTCCGAGTCGACCGGTCGCGTAATCGTCTCGGTTCCCCGTGAAGAAGACGTCAAGTTCCGCGGCCTGTGCGACGGACGCGGCTACCCCGTCCTCCGCATCGGTGTCACTGACATTGCATCGGAAGACGCTCTGCTCGAAGTGCAAGACGTGTTCACGATCTCGGTTGACGAACTCCGCGAAGTCTCGCGCGCAACGCTGCCCGCAGCGTTCGGCGACGTCATCCCCTCGGGCATCTGA
- a CDS encoding sensor histidine kinase produces MSLIDTPLARATSASAGGRGATVRAMEVGQHVMTVLLVGIGIIRAIGQGTAPAAAIAAGLGIIAAHTVASLLPKKARTTTVYALWLVGFAVVWLAAVAVSPEFVWVSFVLWILAGHLLPLLAGLVFSVFVLAVVIVAPILHHGTTSYANVFGPLIGGVFAFGISRGYLKLLRDAAERERLVSSLTRAQEEMAALQGELALAQRHSGAVAERTRISRDIHDTIAQALSSIRLLAHAGADHTGDPTAIRTLGQVESLASDSLADVRRIVASLAPHELEDGALTAALNRMLERLHDETGVAVTLNVDDTLPLLPTDVEVALLRTAQSALANVRLHAQATRVVMSLIDAGDTVRLDITDDGRGFDVVAWESSLDTHSSSYGIRFMRARLRELGGGLDVESAPGEGAALSLHLPIAMPLARNVVPELSTGVVPEPSTDEAEPSARDERDGSGANGEGAQPADGSAS; encoded by the coding sequence ATGAGCCTCATCGACACGCCCCTCGCGCGCGCGACCTCGGCTTCGGCCGGCGGTCGCGGCGCGACGGTGCGTGCGATGGAGGTCGGCCAGCACGTCATGACGGTGCTGTTGGTTGGCATCGGCATCATCCGCGCGATCGGCCAAGGCACGGCCCCTGCCGCCGCGATCGCCGCCGGTCTGGGCATTATTGCGGCGCACACTGTCGCCAGCCTGCTGCCGAAGAAGGCCCGCACCACCACGGTGTACGCGCTCTGGCTCGTGGGGTTCGCGGTGGTCTGGCTCGCGGCGGTCGCAGTATCGCCCGAGTTCGTGTGGGTGTCCTTCGTGCTGTGGATTCTCGCCGGGCACCTCTTGCCTCTCCTCGCCGGCCTCGTCTTCTCGGTATTTGTGCTTGCCGTCGTGATTGTCGCGCCGATTCTGCACCACGGAACCACGAGCTATGCCAACGTCTTCGGCCCGCTGATCGGAGGCGTTTTCGCCTTCGGGATCTCGCGCGGATACCTCAAACTCCTCCGCGACGCCGCCGAACGCGAACGGCTCGTCAGCTCCCTAACCCGGGCGCAAGAGGAGATGGCCGCGCTGCAGGGTGAGCTCGCCCTCGCCCAGCGCCACTCCGGCGCCGTCGCCGAACGCACACGCATTTCCCGCGATATTCACGACACCATCGCCCAGGCGCTCTCCTCGATCCGACTCCTGGCGCACGCGGGTGCTGACCACACCGGCGACCCGACCGCGATTCGCACCCTCGGACAGGTCGAATCCCTCGCCAGCGACAGCCTCGCCGACGTGCGCCGCATCGTCGCATCTCTCGCCCCACACGAGCTGGAAGACGGCGCGCTCACCGCCGCCCTCAACCGCATGCTCGAACGCCTGCACGACGAAACCGGCGTCGCCGTCACCCTCAACGTCGACGACACGCTACCGCTGCTGCCCACCGATGTTGAAGTCGCGCTACTGCGTACCGCCCAATCCGCGCTCGCCAACGTGCGACTGCACGCGCAGGCGACGCGCGTCGTGATGAGCCTGATCGATGCCGGTGACACCGTGCGCCTCGACATCACCGATGATGGCCGCGGATTCGATGTCGTTGCGTGGGAATCCTCGCTCGACACCCACTCCTCCAGCTACGGCATCCGCTTCATGCGAGCGCGCCTGCGCGAACTCGGCGGCGGCCTCGACGTCGAAAGCGCACCAGGCGAGGGCGCAGCGCTCTCCCTGCACCTGCCGATCGCAATGCCCCTCGCCCGCAACGTGGTTCCGGAACTCTCCACGGGTGTGGTTCCGGAACCCTCCACGGATGAAGCGGAACCATCTGCGCGCGACGAACGGGACGGTTCCGGCGCCAACGGCGAGGGCGCCCAGCCCGCAGACGGGAGCGCTTCATGA
- a CDS encoding DUF488 family protein — translation MTDTLFTIGHSTRTLDEFVALLHGSDIRRVVDVRKLPGSTRYPWFNADTLAAALADTGIAFERNEPLTGRRPVSKTVPFEVNAWWQNRSFHNYADHALSPEFARGLDDAIAQAAHGSLALMCSEAVWWRCHRRIIADYVLARGGAVQHIMGERNLEAARLSEGAVVGDTGVITYPA, via the coding sequence ATGACTGACACGCTGTTCACGATCGGCCACTCCACGCGCACGCTCGATGAATTCGTCGCGCTACTACATGGTTCCGATATTCGCCGTGTCGTCGACGTGCGCAAGCTGCCAGGTTCGACGCGGTATCCGTGGTTCAACGCCGATACCCTGGCCGCGGCGCTCGCCGACACCGGCATCGCGTTCGAGCGCAACGAGCCGCTGACCGGGCGCCGGCCGGTGAGCAAGACCGTGCCGTTCGAGGTCAACGCCTGGTGGCAAAACCGCAGTTTTCACAATTACGCCGACCATGCCCTGTCGCCCGAATTTGCGCGCGGTCTCGACGATGCCATCGCGCAGGCCGCCCACGGCTCGCTCGCGCTGATGTGCTCCGAGGCGGTGTGGTGGCGGTGTCATCGGCGCATCATTGCCGACTATGTGCTGGCGCGCGGCGGTGCGGTGCAGCACATTATGGGTGAGCGGAACCTCGAGGCGGCACGGCTGAGTGAGGGTGCGGTTGTCGGCGACACCGGAGTAATCACCTACCCGGCGTGA
- a CDS encoding response regulator transcription factor: MTTVLLVDDHPVVRSGLRAVLSSDAVEVIGEAATGEEAIALATLLKPDVVLCDLRLGDGIDGVQTTAALRALTPAPAVLILTTYDRDAEILGAIEAGAAGYLLKDVAPEAIADGIVRAGAGDMVLAPNLASRVLQSMRHPAPKLTDREIEVLRRLATGATNREIAKTLFVSEATVKSHLAHIYTKLGVDTRSRAIHVAQETGII; this comes from the coding sequence ATGACGACGGTATTGCTTGTCGATGACCATCCGGTGGTTCGTAGTGGGCTCCGGGCCGTGCTGAGCAGCGACGCCGTCGAGGTGATCGGCGAGGCGGCGACCGGCGAAGAAGCGATCGCGCTGGCGACCCTTCTGAAACCCGACGTGGTGCTGTGTGATCTGCGGCTCGGCGACGGCATCGATGGCGTGCAGACGACCGCCGCGCTGCGCGCGCTGACGCCGGCACCGGCCGTGCTGATTCTCACGACATACGATCGCGACGCCGAAATTCTCGGGGCGATTGAGGCGGGTGCCGCGGGGTATCTGCTGAAAGATGTGGCACCCGAGGCCATTGCCGATGGCATCGTGCGCGCGGGGGCTGGCGACATGGTGCTCGCGCCGAATCTCGCATCACGGGTGTTGCAGAGTATGCGGCATCCGGCTCCGAAACTGACAGACCGCGAAATTGAAGTGTTGCGCCGGCTGGCGACCGGCGCCACGAATCGCGAGATCGCGAAGACACTGTTCGTGAGCGAGGCGACGGTGAAGAGCCATCTCGCACACATCTATACCAAGCTCGGCGTCGACACCCGCTCCCGCGCCATCCACGTCGCCCAAGAGACGGGAATCATCTAG
- a CDS encoding MMPL family transporter, whose product MARSDTRTRFSDTLTSRRGAWISLILGLVVMTLLFGAFGSAKAPAGNAQAPADSESAVASELMTKFPNADRQSVIVLATRTDGSALTPADEASLTDLLPVLNEGAPADATGPMLSDDGEAAIILTPITTGESNSETADVIGELRDTLSTNEIDGLSLLVTGGPAFGADIAASFAGANFTLLLVTILIVALLLIITYRSPVLWLIPLTVVALTDGLAGRVTAAAGAAFDLQFDSGIISVLVFGAGTNYALLLISRYREELMHHTDHRAALGTAWRKTAPAIIASNVTVVLSLLTLVLAVIPGTYGLGVSSAIGLLIALAAVLLVLPPFLAVCGRGIFWPFVPRPAVATEPAGSDSEHVTEPAGSAGAHVTEPVGSVAEAMNRRINGAAQADESAPTGVSTQNVRQLPAEKPGIWRRIATTVVGQPLPSLIAGVAVLGIMTTGLFGTTIGLDQVEKFRVQSESAAGLQTLSQHFAPGEAQPIYVIANADHADAVVEAVADIDGVVRAHAIATTDDGDLSKIMVTSEFAPSSPESLTQIDDLRAAVHAVGGADAVVGGAVATDVDARNGNAADLWLVAPLILAVSFIVLLLLLRSVAAPILLLIVNVASAVAAIGAGAWLSRVLFDQHALDLQVPLLSFLFLVALGIDYTIFLVHRARTEAGIRGTRAGMIEAVARTGSVITSAGIVLAGVFAALGVLPLVTLGQLGLIVGVGVIVDTLMVRTVIVPALFSLIGDKMWWPSKPAGTTKLAAEEATGTGASATQSAPAFALDGAE is encoded by the coding sequence ATGGCTCGCTCTGACACTCGTACCCGGTTCTCCGACACCCTGACTTCACGTCGCGGTGCCTGGATCTCACTCATTCTCGGCCTCGTCGTCATGACGCTACTGTTCGGCGCTTTTGGCTCAGCCAAGGCCCCGGCCGGTAACGCTCAGGCGCCCGCAGACTCTGAGTCGGCGGTGGCGAGCGAGCTCATGACAAAGTTCCCCAACGCCGACCGACAGTCGGTCATCGTGCTCGCCACCCGCACCGATGGTTCCGCCCTCACCCCCGCAGACGAAGCGAGCCTCACCGACCTGCTTCCCGTGCTTAACGAGGGTGCACCCGCCGATGCCACCGGCCCGATGCTCAGCGATGACGGTGAAGCCGCGATCATTCTCACGCCGATCACCACGGGCGAGAGCAACAGCGAGACCGCCGACGTCATCGGTGAGCTGCGCGATACCCTGAGCACGAACGAGATCGACGGGCTGAGCCTGCTCGTCACCGGCGGCCCGGCCTTCGGAGCCGACATCGCCGCTTCGTTCGCCGGCGCGAACTTCACCCTCCTGCTGGTGACGATTCTGATCGTCGCCCTGTTGCTCATCATCACGTACCGCTCCCCCGTGCTCTGGCTGATTCCGCTCACCGTTGTCGCCCTCACCGATGGCCTCGCTGGCCGCGTGACGGCCGCCGCTGGCGCCGCGTTTGACCTGCAGTTCGACTCCGGAATCATCAGCGTTCTCGTCTTCGGTGCCGGCACCAACTACGCCCTGCTGCTCATCTCGCGCTACCGCGAAGAGCTCATGCACCACACCGACCACCGCGCCGCCCTCGGCACCGCATGGCGCAAGACCGCACCGGCGATCATCGCGTCCAACGTCACGGTCGTGCTGTCGCTGCTAACCCTCGTACTCGCCGTGATTCCGGGCACCTACGGCCTCGGCGTCTCCTCCGCGATCGGTCTGTTGATCGCCCTCGCCGCCGTACTCCTGGTGCTGCCGCCGTTCCTCGCTGTCTGCGGACGCGGCATCTTCTGGCCCTTCGTCCCCCGCCCTGCGGTTGCAACGGAACCCGCTGGTTCCGATTCGGAGCACGTCACGGAACCAGCTGGTTCCGCGGGCGCGCACGTCACGGAACCTGTTGGTTCCGTCGCCGAAGCGATGAACCGTCGGATAAATGGTGCGGCGCAGGCCGATGAGAGCGCACCCACCGGCGTGTCGACGCAAAACGTCCGACAGTTACCCGCCGAGAAGCCGGGAATCTGGCGCCGCATCGCGACGACGGTGGTCGGCCAGCCGCTGCCGAGCCTGATCGCTGGCGTCGCGGTACTCGGCATCATGACGACCGGACTGTTCGGCACCACGATCGGCCTTGACCAGGTGGAGAAGTTCCGCGTGCAGTCGGAGTCGGCGGCCGGCCTGCAAACCCTGTCGCAGCACTTCGCTCCCGGCGAGGCGCAGCCGATCTACGTGATCGCCAACGCCGACCACGCCGATGCTGTGGTCGAAGCCGTCGCCGACATCGATGGTGTCGTGCGTGCTCACGCGATTGCCACGACCGACGATGGCGATCTCAGCAAGATCATGGTCACGAGCGAGTTCGCCCCAAGTAGCCCGGAAAGCCTCACGCAGATCGATGACCTGCGCGCCGCCGTGCATGCGGTCGGTGGTGCTGACGCGGTGGTCGGCGGTGCCGTCGCCACCGACGTTGACGCCCGAAACGGTAACGCGGCCGACCTCTGGCTTGTTGCCCCGCTGATTCTTGCGGTCAGCTTTATCGTGTTGCTGCTTCTGCTGCGCTCGGTTGCCGCTCCGATCCTGCTGCTCATCGTGAACGTCGCGAGTGCGGTTGCCGCGATCGGCGCGGGCGCATGGCTCAGCCGCGTGCTCTTTGACCAGCACGCCCTCGACCTGCAGGTTCCGCTTCTCTCATTCCTGTTCTTGGTCGCGCTCGGCATCGACTACACGATCTTCCTCGTGCACCGCGCCCGTACGGAGGCCGGCATCCGCGGCACCCGCGCCGGCATGATTGAGGCCGTCGCCCGCACCGGTAGCGTCATCACGAGCGCCGGAATCGTGCTCGCCGGCGTGTTCGCGGCGCTCGGTGTGCTGCCGCTCGTCACGCTCGGCCAGCTCGGACTCATCGTCGGCGTCGGCGTGATCGTTGACACACTCATGGTGCGCACCGTGATTGTTCCGGCCCTGTTCAGCCTCATCGGCGACAAGATGTGGTGGCCGTCGAAGCCGGCCGGAACCACGAAGCTAGCCGCCGAGGAAGCAACCGGAACGGGGGCATCTGCGACGCAGTCCGCACCCGCGTTCGCCCTCGACGGGGCAGAATGA
- a CDS encoding DUF2945 domain-containing protein, with amino-acid sequence MTEHFQVGDHVSWNSEAGHVSGTITHVHTADFEYKGHTHRASPDDPQYEIKSDKTDHIAAHKGSALKRVND; translated from the coding sequence ATGACCGAGCACTTTCAGGTTGGCGATCACGTCTCGTGGAACTCCGAGGCGGGGCACGTGAGCGGAACCATCACGCACGTGCACACGGCAGATTTTGAATACAAGGGGCACACGCACCGAGCGTCGCCAGATGACCCGCAATACGAAATCAAGAGCGACAAGACCGATCACATTGCGGCACACAAAGGCTCCGCGCTGAAACGCGTCAATGACTGA
- a CDS encoding ferritin-like domain-containing protein, with protein sequence MSQLQLETPEDLLRYQLRSARTMEDDSLAALGELASAAQSSEVKKLFRHHADETKEQIANLSKVFELLELPESTAPSPSTKGISKQAASLIEKSASGLLDQVTLSCALGNEHYEMSMYQGLIVATKSLHPEAAQLLQDNLDQEVHTSEELLNKLKEMSA encoded by the coding sequence ATGTCCCAGCTGCAACTGGAAACGCCTGAAGATCTTCTCCGCTACCAGCTTCGGTCCGCGCGCACCATGGAAGATGATTCACTCGCTGCGCTCGGCGAACTTGCGTCAGCAGCCCAATCATCTGAGGTGAAGAAGCTGTTTCGTCACCATGCCGATGAGACGAAGGAGCAAATTGCGAATCTCAGCAAGGTGTTCGAGCTTCTTGAGCTACCGGAGTCAACGGCTCCGTCTCCCAGCACGAAGGGCATCTCCAAACAAGCAGCGTCGCTGATCGAGAAGTCGGCGTCAGGTCTGCTCGATCAGGTCACCCTCTCGTGTGCTCTGGGCAATGAGCATTACGAGATGTCGATGTATCAGGGGTTGATCGTGGCGACGAAGAGCCTGCACCCCGAGGCTGCTCAGCTTTTGCAAGACAACCTCGATCAAGAAGTTCACACCAGTGAAGAGCTGTTGAACAAGCTCAAAGAAATGTCGGCCTAA
- a CDS encoding DUF6766 family protein, translating to MRAIRDNALSICFFAIFLLTLLGQTIAGLADTNEQNSIHGEPAVTWWQFVSSSDFMVDVAENWQSEFMQFFVFILATVWLIQRGSPESKKPGDEGLGTDEEQLVGEHARPDSPRWARVRGWRLWLYSNSLLLVMGAIFVLSWFAQSLAGLVVANEENAMHGEASQTWLEYIAAPDFWNRTLQNWQSEFLAVGAMIAFSIYLRQRGSSESKPVGIPHHVSSEESE from the coding sequence ATGCGAGCAATACGCGACAACGCGCTGTCAATCTGCTTTTTCGCGATCTTCTTGCTCACCCTGCTGGGGCAAACCATTGCGGGTCTTGCCGACACCAACGAGCAGAACAGCATCCATGGTGAACCCGCCGTGACCTGGTGGCAGTTCGTCAGCTCGTCAGACTTTATGGTCGACGTCGCAGAGAACTGGCAGTCAGAATTCATGCAGTTCTTCGTCTTCATCCTCGCGACGGTGTGGTTGATTCAGCGAGGCTCCCCCGAATCTAAGAAACCGGGCGACGAGGGCCTCGGAACAGACGAAGAACAACTTGTCGGTGAGCACGCACGACCCGACTCACCGCGTTGGGCACGCGTGCGCGGTTGGCGCCTCTGGCTCTACTCGAATTCACTTCTATTGGTGATGGGCGCGATCTTTGTGCTGTCATGGTTTGCGCAGTCGCTCGCCGGGCTCGTCGTGGCTAACGAAGAGAACGCAATGCATGGCGAAGCGTCACAAACATGGCTCGAGTACATCGCGGCGCCCGATTTCTGGAACCGAACGCTACAAAACTGGCAGTCCGAATTTCTCGCCGTCGGTGCCATGATCGCGTTCTCGATCTATCTTCGACAACGCGGCTCGAGCGAATCCAAACCCGTCGGCATTCCGCACCACGTCAGTAGTGAAGAGTCTGAATGA
- a CDS encoding alpha/beta fold hydrolase: MDIRELAEMPQPQFVMSAEGHRIATYSWGDDADPTVIAVHGFASSTRDNWVNTGWVRELLEAGFRVIGMDQRGHGASDKPHDAHQYSMRMLTDDVIAVLDTYLVTDAVYLGYSLGGRVGWQVMADHPEHISRGVLGGIPDGKPLRRLKVDEARAFLDDGTTVQDKTTARYVSLASRLPGNDLDALLALAEGMNLADDVPPVNNPPSQPTLIATGSDDAILEDSRLLQSSVPNSEFFEIPARHHINAPGSRAFREAGIAFLRG, translated from the coding sequence ATGGACATTCGTGAGCTCGCCGAAATGCCGCAGCCGCAGTTTGTGATGTCGGCCGAGGGGCATCGCATTGCGACGTATTCATGGGGAGACGACGCTGACCCGACGGTAATTGCCGTGCACGGCTTCGCGTCGAGCACGCGCGACAACTGGGTCAATACGGGCTGGGTGCGAGAGCTGTTAGAGGCCGGATTCCGCGTGATCGGCATGGACCAGCGCGGCCATGGCGCGAGCGACAAACCCCACGACGCGCACCAGTACAGCATGCGCATGCTCACCGATGACGTCATCGCCGTGCTCGACACGTACCTCGTCACCGACGCCGTCTATCTCGGCTATTCGCTCGGCGGCCGCGTCGGCTGGCAGGTCATGGCCGACCACCCCGAACACATCAGCCGCGGCGTGCTCGGCGGAATCCCCGATGGCAAGCCGCTGCGCCGCCTCAAGGTTGACGAAGCACGCGCGTTTTTGGACGACGGAACCACGGTGCAAGACAAGACGACGGCGAGGTACGTTTCGCTCGCGTCGCGTCTGCCGGGCAACGATCTTGATGCGCTCTTGGCCCTCGCTGAGGGCATGAATCTCGCCGACGACGTGCCACCGGTCAACAACCCGCCGAGCCAGCCGACGCTCATCGCGACCGGCAGCGACGATGCGATTCTCGAAGACTCACGGTTGCTGCAATCATCGGTTCCGAACAGTGAGTTCTTCGAGATTCCGGCCCGGCACCACATCAACGCACCGGGTTCGCGGGCCTTCCGCGAGGCGGGCATCGCGTTTTTGCGGGGCTGA
- a CDS encoding NAD(P)H-dependent oxidoreductase — MPNLMVIVASTRQARIGSTVADWVIAAANERTDLTVDVADLQEIGLPFFDEAHPPMMGKYELPHTLAWAERVAAADAFLFVSPEYNGSYPGVLKNALDYLLAEWQGKRAGIVGYGAYPESRMIGQLDFVLGNLGLTRTTSDLQVQNPWALLDADGKLVAPAELNDALAAIIDELAVVNAEPVAV, encoded by the coding sequence GTGCCCAACCTTATGGTCATCGTCGCCAGCACCCGCCAAGCCCGCATCGGAAGCACCGTCGCAGATTGGGTCATTGCCGCAGCGAACGAGCGCACCGACCTCACCGTCGACGTTGCTGATCTGCAGGAGATCGGCCTGCCGTTCTTCGACGAGGCACACCCGCCCATGATGGGCAAGTACGAACTGCCCCACACCCTCGCCTGGGCTGAGCGCGTTGCCGCTGCCGACGCCTTCCTCTTTGTCAGCCCCGAGTACAACGGCTCGTACCCCGGCGTGCTGAAGAACGCCCTCGACTACCTCCTCGCCGAGTGGCAGGGCAAGCGCGCCGGCATCGTCGGCTATGGCGCCTACCCCGAGAGCCGCATGATCGGGCAGCTCGACTTCGTGCTCGGCAACCTCGGCCTCACCCGCACCACGAGCGACCTGCAAGTACAGAACCCGTGGGCTCTGCTCGACGCCGACGGCAAGCTCGTCGCACCCGCCGAGCTCAACGACGCTCTCGCCGCGATCATCGACGAACTCGCCGTCGTGAACGCGGAGCCGGTCGCCGTCTAA